The Pseudophaeobacter arcticus DSM 23566 genome includes a region encoding these proteins:
- a CDS encoding DUF2161 domain-containing phosphodiesterase, translating into MDREDQLYPPVKALLQAQGYEVKGEIGAADVMARRGGEDPVIVELKLRFSLSLFHQAIARQSITDLVYIAVPRPKGRQAKRMLKENLALCRRLALGLITVLPDGRCEVHCDPGPYAPRKSKKRQQRLLREFEKLRGDPNAGGATRHGIVTAYRQDALRCAAHLAEAGATKGSAVAKATGVGRATALMSANHYGWFERVSTGIYQLTEAGSDGLKHWAYSWEPEAGLTADNSPG; encoded by the coding sequence ATGGACCGCGAAGATCAACTCTACCCACCCGTAAAGGCTCTGCTTCAGGCTCAAGGCTATGAGGTCAAGGGCGAGATCGGGGCCGCTGATGTGATGGCGCGGCGCGGCGGCGAGGATCCGGTAATTGTTGAGCTGAAGTTGCGGTTTTCACTGTCGCTGTTTCATCAGGCCATCGCCCGCCAATCCATCACCGATCTGGTCTATATTGCGGTGCCCCGGCCAAAGGGACGGCAGGCCAAACGGATGCTGAAGGAAAATCTGGCGCTTTGTCGCCGGTTGGCCCTGGGGCTGATCACCGTGTTGCCGGACGGGCGCTGCGAGGTGCATTGCGACCCTGGCCCCTATGCGCCGCGCAAATCCAAGAAGCGCCAGCAGCGGCTGCTGCGCGAGTTTGAAAAGCTGCGCGGAGACCCCAATGCAGGCGGCGCGACCCGACATGGGATTGTGACCGCCTATCGCCAGGATGCGCTGCGCTGCGCCGCCCATCTGGCCGAAGCCGGCGCCACCAAGGGCTCAGCGGTGGCCAAGGCAACCGGGGTTGGCCGGGCCACTGCGCTGATGTCCGCCAATCACTATGGCTGGTTCGAGCGGGTCTCGACCGGCATTTACCAGCTGACCGAGGCGGGCAGTGACGGGCTGAAGCACTGGGCCTATAGTTGGGAGCCGGAGGCCGGGCTGACGGCGGATAACAGCCCAGGGTGA
- a CDS encoding TraB/GumN family protein, whose amino-acid sequence MIRIFAFLFAVLLAVQPANAACRGADFRDHLPPSEKTWLARQMAATPYSTGNHWIARKGGQSLHIIGTMHSGDSRMARVMSRLRPIIAQADAVYFEVTRAEMRRVKDQVKERPEAFLLPSGRRLQQLMSPKTWEQFEIFAAMSNADMETIQRMQPWAVSLFLIPGGCRPFGFGLNRGLDDRIERFAIRKRIPLGGLETAATGFSALSRLPLRDQVRILENEVAFLLSDAPENATAVEAYFDESVWQAFLLEPRIASQYIGVSSKELTRLDRAFYGNMLGWRNKLWVKTIQQIKGEQVVIAVGAAHLPGKEGLLNLLKQRGYSLERAAFN is encoded by the coding sequence ATGATCCGTATATTTGCATTTCTCTTCGCGGTTTTGCTGGCTGTTCAGCCTGCCAATGCAGCCTGTCGTGGCGCCGATTTTCGCGATCACCTGCCGCCCAGCGAAAAGACATGGCTCGCGCGCCAGATGGCTGCGACCCCCTATTCCACCGGCAACCATTGGATCGCCCGCAAAGGCGGCCAGTCGCTGCATATCATCGGCACCATGCACAGTGGCGACAGCCGCATGGCACGGGTGATGAGCCGCCTGCGCCCCATCATTGCCCAGGCTGATGCGGTGTATTTTGAAGTCACCCGCGCGGAAATGAGACGGGTCAAGGATCAGGTAAAAGAAAGACCAGAGGCCTTCCTGCTACCTTCTGGGCGCCGGTTGCAGCAGCTGATGAGTCCAAAAACATGGGAGCAGTTTGAGATCTTTGCCGCGATGTCCAATGCGGATATGGAAACCATTCAAAGAATGCAGCCCTGGGCCGTGAGCCTTTTTCTGATCCCCGGTGGTTGCCGCCCCTTTGGATTTGGCCTCAATCGGGGGTTGGATGACCGGATTGAACGCTTTGCCATCCGCAAACGCATTCCCCTTGGCGGTTTGGAAACGGCCGCCACCGGTTTTTCCGCCCTGTCCCGCCTGCCCCTGCGGGACCAGGTGCGCATACTCGAAAACGAGGTGGCATTCCTGCTCTCGGATGCGCCCGAAAACGCAACAGCCGTAGAAGCCTATTTTGACGAAAGCGTGTGGCAGGCCTTCCTTCTGGAGCCCCGCATTGCCAGCCAGTATATCGGCGTTTCATCCAAAGAACTCACCCGGTTGGATCGTGCATTTTATGGCAATATGCTGGGCTGGCGAAACAAGCTCTGGGTCAAGACCATCCAGCAGATCAAAGGCGAGCAGGTGGTGATCGCCGTTGGTGCCGCGCATCTGCCGGGCAAAGAGGGCCTCCTTAACCTGCTCAAGCAGCGCGGCTACAGCTTGGAACGCGCAGCCTTTAATTAG
- a CDS encoding TraB/GumN family protein — MRLIFSVLILLLPALIPAWAQAACTGTDLRTTTTPQDRSWIDARIADAPFAEGNHWIAQRGDRRIHVIGTMHLNDPRLDAITARLEPVLAAADTLLLEITPEDEAELQSRLGKTPELIFITQGPSLIDRLSAEDWATLSGMAQKHGIPGWMAAKMRPWFLAMSMSVPPCLRGSKASKLGLDKRLQQQANTANIPMLSLEDPMPLLQAFNEDSLDEQLRQMQLSLSLMGQGADEFVTLTHSYFEQTTWRYLAMVERRFYQNSAYEEDEARQLWDETMDLMLVRRNAAWIPVIEATEGNNLVVAVGTLHLPGKTGVLNLLKQQGYSLTRAAF, encoded by the coding sequence ATGCGGCTGATTTTTTCTGTACTGATCCTCCTGCTACCAGCCCTGATCCCCGCCTGGGCGCAGGCCGCCTGTACCGGCACCGACCTGCGTACAACCACCACGCCCCAGGACCGGAGCTGGATTGACGCCAGAATTGCCGATGCTCCCTTTGCTGAGGGCAATCACTGGATCGCCCAGCGAGGGGACCGCAGGATCCATGTGATTGGAACCATGCATTTGAATGACCCCCGGCTCGATGCCATCACTGCCCGCCTGGAACCGGTCCTTGCCGCTGCCGACACGCTGCTGTTGGAGATCACCCCAGAGGATGAAGCAGAGTTGCAATCGCGCTTGGGGAAAACCCCTGAGCTGATATTCATTACCCAAGGTCCGTCCTTGATTGACCGATTGTCCGCCGAAGACTGGGCCACCCTGTCCGGCATGGCGCAGAAACACGGTATCCCCGGCTGGATGGCGGCAAAAATGCGGCCTTGGTTTTTGGCCATGTCGATGTCCGTTCCGCCCTGCCTCAGGGGCAGCAAGGCCAGCAAGCTGGGCCTTGATAAGCGCCTGCAACAGCAGGCCAACACCGCCAATATTCCGATGCTCTCCCTCGAGGACCCAATGCCCCTGTTGCAAGCGTTCAATGAAGACTCGCTGGACGAACAGCTCCGCCAGATGCAGCTCTCTCTCAGCCTGATGGGACAGGGCGCGGACGAATTCGTCACACTGACGCACAGCTATTTTGAGCAAACCACCTGGCGCTACCTCGCCATGGTGGAACGGCGGTTTTACCAAAACTCTGCCTATGAGGAAGACGAGGCCAGACAGCTGTGGGATGAGACAATGGACCTGATGCTGGTGCGCCGCAACGCAGCCTGGATCCCAGTGATCGAAGCCACCGAGGGCAACAACCTGGTGGTGGCTGTTGGCACCCTGCATCTGCCTGGAAAAACCGGCGTATTGAACCTGCTGAAACAACAGGGATACAGCCTGACGCGCGCCGCGTTTTGA
- a CDS encoding manganese-dependent inorganic pyrophosphatase, with translation MTVQVLGHKSPDTDSTGSPIIWAWYLNEIKGISAEAKLLGEPNTEAAFMLQRWNLDKPEIIADVADDQPVVIVDTNNPAELPANINGADVQAIIDHHKLVGGLETKGPIDITIRPLACTATIMYDLIGDDMAKMPEAIKGAALTCILSDTLEFRSPTTTDHDRAVAEKLAADLGIDIAAYAADMFAAKSDVSSFSDAELLRMDSKEYAVEGTKFRVSVLETTAPAVVLDRQASLMETMTTVATEDGVDQVLLFVVDILNEEATLMVPNDLVKSVAEKSFGVTVEGDSVVLPGVMSRKKQIIPNLKL, from the coding sequence ATGACCGTCCAAGTTCTTGGCCACAAATCCCCAGACACCGATTCCACCGGCTCCCCAATCATCTGGGCCTGGTACCTGAACGAGATCAAAGGTATCTCCGCCGAAGCCAAGCTGCTGGGGGAACCCAACACCGAAGCTGCCTTTATGCTGCAGCGCTGGAACCTGGACAAACCTGAAATCATTGCCGATGTGGCTGACGATCAACCGGTTGTCATCGTCGACACCAACAACCCAGCCGAGCTGCCCGCCAATATCAATGGCGCCGACGTTCAGGCCATCATCGACCACCACAAACTGGTTGGCGGGTTGGAGACCAAAGGTCCCATCGACATCACCATCCGGCCGCTCGCCTGCACCGCCACCATCATGTATGATCTGATCGGTGACGACATGGCAAAGATGCCCGAAGCCATCAAAGGCGCGGCGCTGACCTGCATCCTGTCGGACACGCTGGAATTCCGCTCGCCCACCACCACCGATCATGATCGTGCCGTTGCCGAAAAGCTGGCCGCGGATCTGGGCATTGATATCGCCGCCTATGCCGCCGATATGTTTGCCGCCAAATCCGACGTCTCGTCTTTCTCGGACGCCGAATTGCTGCGCATGGACAGCAAGGAATACGCGGTTGAGGGCACCAAGTTCCGTGTCTCGGTGCTGGAAACCACAGCCCCTGCCGTGGTGCTGGACCGTCAGGCCAGCCTGATGGAGACCATGACCACCGTGGCCACCGAAGACGGTGTTGATCAGGTTCTGCTCTTTGTGGTGGATATCCTCAACGAAGAAGCCACCCTGATGGTACCCAATGATCTGGTGAAATCCGTCGCCGAGAAGAGCTTTGGTGTCACTGTTGAAGGCGACTCGGTTGTCCTGCCCGGCGTCATGAGCCGCAAAAAGCAGATCATTCCGAACCTCAAACTCTGA
- a CDS encoding TIGR01459 family HAD-type hydrolase — protein MTRIIQSLAEVSDRYSALFVDLWGCVHNGVTAFPEAVAALQAYRARGGIVVLVTNSPKPRAGVAGQLAEFGVPEDAYDTIATSGDSARSAMFTGAVGSKVYFMGEWQRDAGFFEPLNVIHNPVEISRVPLAEAEGIVCCGPFDTMADPDVNRADFLLAKQKGMKLLCANPDIIVDRGEKREWCAGALARLYTEMGGESLYFGKPYPPIYDLARRRLAELGTDIPDGDILAIGDGPHTDIAGGMGEGIDSLFITGGLAARETKTTTQPDAAALKAYLEQEKSAPTFSIGFLR, from the coding sequence ATGACCCGCATCATCCAATCCCTCGCAGAGGTCTCTGACCGCTACAGCGCGCTTTTTGTTGATCTCTGGGGCTGCGTCCACAATGGGGTTACCGCCTTTCCCGAAGCCGTCGCCGCGTTGCAGGCCTACCGCGCCCGTGGCGGTATCGTGGTGCTGGTGACCAATTCGCCAAAACCGCGTGCCGGGGTGGCCGGGCAGTTGGCCGAATTTGGCGTACCAGAGGATGCCTATGACACCATCGCCACCTCTGGCGATTCTGCCCGTTCGGCGATGTTTACGGGCGCTGTTGGCAGCAAGGTCTATTTCATGGGTGAATGGCAGCGTGATGCCGGCTTTTTTGAGCCCCTGAACGTGATTCACAACCCGGTTGAAATCAGCCGCGTTCCCCTGGCCGAGGCCGAGGGCATTGTCTGCTGCGGTCCCTTCGACACCATGGCCGACCCCGATGTGAACCGGGCCGATTTCCTGCTGGCCAAACAAAAGGGCATGAAACTGCTTTGTGCCAATCCCGATATCATCGTTGATCGCGGCGAAAAGCGGGAGTGGTGTGCCGGTGCGCTGGCGCGGCTTTATACCGAGATGGGCGGCGAGAGCCTTTACTTTGGCAAGCCCTACCCGCCGATCTATGACCTTGCCCGCCGTCGTCTGGCCGAGCTGGGCACTGATATTCCCGATGGTGACATTCTGGCCATTGGCGACGGTCCCCATACGGATATCGCCGGCGGCATGGGGGAGGGGATCGATTCCCTCTTTATCACCGGCGGTCTGGCAGCCCGTGAAACAAAAACAACCACCCAGCCCGATGCTGCAGCGCTAAAAGCCTATCTCGAACAAGAAAAATCAGCCCCGACCTTTAGCATCGGCTTTCTTAGGTAG
- a CDS encoding MaoC family dehydratase → MLDNLPRGTICIEDIEMGMTRFVRKVITDEDIEMFSQVSTDRNPVHLDDAYAQDTIFQGRIAHGMLTAGLISAVIGEQLPGHGTIYMSQSLKFLAPVRPGDLVLAEVEVTDIVIDKRRVKLDCRCMVDGKKVLVGEAMVMAPSRKFD, encoded by the coding sequence ATGTTGGACAACCTGCCGCGCGGAACCATCTGCATCGAAGACATCGAAATGGGTATGACGCGCTTTGTCCGCAAAGTGATCACCGACGAAGACATCGAGATGTTCAGCCAGGTCTCCACTGATCGCAACCCGGTGCATCTGGATGACGCTTACGCTCAGGACACCATCTTTCAGGGTCGCATTGCCCACGGCATGCTTACGGCCGGCCTGATCTCTGCGGTCATTGGCGAACAACTGCCCGGACATGGCACCATCTACATGAGCCAATCGCTGAAATTTCTCGCCCCGGTGCGGCCCGGCGATCTGGTGCTGGCCGAGGTTGAGGTAACGGATATCGTCATCGACAAACGCCGGGTCAAACTGGATTGCCGCTGCATGGTAGATGGCAAAAAGGTCCTGGTCGGCGAAGCCATGGTCATGGCCCCTTCGCGTAAGTTCGACTAA
- a CDS encoding bifunctional riboflavin kinase/FAD synthetase, giving the protein MRIIRDYQFVEQQDRGASVAIGNFDGVHRGHQSVIDLARAAAPDAPLGVMTFEPHPRAFFAPNAPPFRLMSPEARASRLEKLGVERLYQLNFNAALSSLTPEEFARKVISEGLGLTHVVVGADFCFGKGRSGTAADLQRFGAEMGFGVTIAPLMEHSDDTVSSTAIRTALSEGRPRDAAAMLSHWHRIEGEVIGGEQRGRDLGFPTANMSIDGLHPPAFGVYAVLVDVLNGPHQGRYQGAASVGVRPMFDGAHPNIETFLFDFTGNLYGATLSVALVDYLRPEMKFDGLQALIDQMTADCARARDILTAEMQAETQAETPARTQAET; this is encoded by the coding sequence ATGCGCATCATCCGAGACTATCAATTTGTAGAACAGCAAGACCGTGGCGCCAGCGTCGCGATCGGCAATTTTGACGGCGTCCACCGGGGCCATCAATCGGTTATTGATCTGGCCCGCGCCGCCGCGCCGGATGCTCCGCTGGGGGTGATGACCTTTGAACCCCACCCGCGCGCCTTCTTTGCACCCAACGCCCCGCCCTTCCGCCTGATGTCGCCCGAGGCCCGCGCCTCGCGATTGGAAAAACTGGGAGTCGAGCGGCTGTATCAGCTGAACTTCAACGCAGCCCTGTCCAGCCTGACCCCCGAAGAGTTTGCCCGCAAAGTCATTTCCGAGGGCCTGGGCCTTACCCATGTGGTGGTTGGCGCCGATTTCTGCTTTGGCAAGGGCCGCAGCGGCACCGCAGCCGACCTGCAGCGCTTTGGCGCCGAGATGGGCTTTGGTGTCACCATTGCCCCCCTGATGGAACATTCCGACGATACCGTGTCCTCCACCGCCATCCGCACCGCTCTCAGCGAAGGCCGGCCCCGCGATGCCGCCGCCATGCTCAGCCATTGGCACCGGATCGAGGGCGAAGTCATCGGCGGCGAGCAACGCGGGCGTGACCTCGGCTTTCCCACTGCCAATATGTCCATCGACGGGCTGCACCCACCCGCCTTTGGCGTCTATGCGGTGCTGGTGGATGTGTTGAATGGCCCACATCAGGGCCGCTATCAGGGCGCGGCCTCTGTTGGGGTGCGGCCGATGTTTGACGGCGCCCATCCCAATATCGAGACCTTCCTGTTTGATTTCACTGGTAATCTCTATGGCGCGACCCTTTCGGTTGCCTTGGTGGACTACCTGCGCCCCGAAATGAAATTTGACGGGCTGCAAGCGCTCATTGACCAGATGACGGCCGATTGCGCCCGTGCCCGCGACATCCTCACCGCCGAAATGCAGGCAGAAACGCAGGCCGAAACCCCGGCTAGAACGCAGGCCGAAACATGA
- a CDS encoding YcgN family cysteine cluster protein → MSNGIDRKGLKARFWEKTPLELLNQQEWEALCDGCGKCCLNKLEDEDSGEIALTRVACRLLDDNSCQCAHYESRHQFIPECIVLRPDNLDSHAYWMPQTCAYRLLWEGKPLPQWHPLLTGDPNSPHAAGVTVRGWTVSEFDTPEEDWEDHIIEEPI, encoded by the coding sequence ATGAGCAATGGTATTGATCGCAAAGGCCTGAAAGCGCGGTTCTGGGAAAAGACGCCTCTGGAGCTGCTCAACCAGCAGGAATGGGAAGCTCTGTGTGATGGCTGCGGCAAATGCTGCCTCAACAAGCTGGAAGACGAGGACAGCGGCGAGATAGCCCTGACCCGGGTTGCCTGCCGGTTGCTCGACGACAACAGCTGCCAATGCGCCCATTATGAAAGCCGCCATCAGTTCATTCCCGAATGTATCGTGCTCAGGCCCGATAACCTGGACAGCCACGCCTATTGGATGCCGCAGACCTGCGCCTATCGCCTGCTCTGGGAGGGCAAGCCCCTGCCCCAATGGCACCCACTGCTGACCGGCGACCCCAATAGCCCTCACGCCGCAGGCGTCACAGTGCGCGGCTGGACGGTTTCCGAATTCGACACCCCCGAAGAAGACTGGGAAGACCATATCATCGAGGAACCTATCTGA
- a CDS encoding threonine aldolase family protein, translating into MFFASDNSGPVPPQVLTALTEANSGYAMGYGADAEMTEVTARIREIFEAPEAAVYLVATGTAANALALSTLCQPFETIFCTPTAHIHEDECNAPEFYSGGAKLTLVPGAPGFDDKMTPQALRATIAKEETRGVHGPQRGPVSLTQVTERGTIYSLAELQALSAVTKEFALPLHMDGARFANAMVALGCTPAEMTWKAGIDAVSFGGTKNGLLGVEAVIFFDPQKAREFELRRKRGGHLFSKHRYLSAQMLAYLTDDLWRDNAVKANDSCAYLAQGLRRAEAPLLHDPQANMIFAALPRATHQRLFDAGAAYHLWDGPLDGDPQEQVAARFVCDWAIKKEQIDQFLALIL; encoded by the coding sequence ATGTTTTTTGCCTCTGACAACTCCGGCCCGGTGCCACCACAGGTCCTGACCGCCCTGACAGAGGCAAACAGTGGCTACGCCATGGGCTATGGCGCCGATGCAGAAATGACAGAGGTCACCGCCCGGATCCGCGAGATCTTTGAAGCCCCCGAGGCTGCGGTCTATCTGGTGGCCACCGGCACCGCCGCCAATGCCCTGGCGCTTTCGACGCTCTGCCAGCCTTTTGAGACCATATTTTGCACCCCCACCGCTCATATCCACGAGGATGAATGCAACGCGCCCGAATTCTACAGCGGTGGTGCCAAACTGACCCTGGTGCCCGGAGCGCCCGGGTTTGACGACAAGATGACGCCACAGGCTCTGCGCGCCACCATCGCCAAGGAGGAAACCCGCGGCGTCCACGGGCCGCAGCGCGGGCCGGTCTCGCTCACCCAGGTGACCGAACGCGGGACGATCTACTCCCTGGCCGAACTGCAGGCGCTCTCCGCCGTGACCAAAGAGTTCGCCCTGCCCCTGCACATGGATGGCGCCCGCTTTGCCAATGCCATGGTGGCCCTGGGCTGCACGCCGGCAGAAATGACCTGGAAGGCCGGAATAGACGCTGTCTCCTTTGGCGGCACCAAAAACGGCCTTCTTGGAGTCGAGGCGGTGATCTTCTTTGATCCTCAAAAAGCCCGGGAGTTTGAGCTGCGGCGCAAACGCGGCGGCCATCTGTTCTCCAAGCACCGTTACCTTTCGGCCCAGATGCTGGCCTATCTCACCGATGATCTCTGGCGCGACAATGCTGTCAAAGCCAATGACAGCTGCGCCTATCTAGCCCAGGGGCTGCGCCGTGCCGAGGCCCCCTTGCTGCATGATCCACAAGCCAACATGATCTTTGCCGCGCTGCCCCGCGCAACGCACCAGCGCCTGTTTGACGCAGGTGCGGCCTACCATCTCTGGGATGGCCCACTGGACGGCGATCCCCAAGAGCAGGTTGCCGCCCGCTTTGTCTGTGACTGGGCAATTAAAAAAGAGCAGATCGATCAGTTCTTGGCCCTGATCCTCTAA
- a CDS encoding alpha/beta fold hydrolase: protein MKDGRLSEVYCRSFGAGPRRVLAVHCSLAHSGAWRGLAEVMRDEITITAFDMFAHGRSPDWDETMDFQDANVTAGLALLDREAGQVDLIGHSFGATVALRMAQARPERVRSLVLIEPVLFAIARQEAPELQAALEAKEAPFNALFKSGDVEQATRLFNRTWGTGKPKWEDMPEQARAAMVRAMRAVPTSYKTLYLDDKGVLEPGALDPVKMPVLLLSGGASQPVMPVINEGLARRLPQARCEVVAEAGHMLPITHAAVTAGLLSQFWAGMA, encoded by the coding sequence ATGAAGGATGGCAGGTTGAGCGAAGTTTATTGCCGCAGTTTTGGCGCGGGACCCCGCCGGGTTCTGGCGGTGCATTGCTCGCTGGCGCATTCCGGGGCCTGGCGTGGTCTGGCGGAGGTGATGAGGGATGAGATCACAATCACGGCATTTGACATGTTCGCCCATGGTCGCAGCCCGGATTGGGATGAAACGATGGATTTTCAGGACGCCAATGTGACGGCGGGCTTGGCTTTGCTGGACCGGGAGGCAGGGCAGGTTGACCTGATCGGCCACTCTTTTGGGGCAACCGTGGCCCTGCGTATGGCCCAGGCCCGCCCCGAGCGGGTCAGGAGCCTGGTGCTGATCGAACCGGTGCTCTTTGCAATTGCCCGCCAGGAGGCACCAGAGCTGCAGGCGGCGCTGGAGGCAAAAGAAGCGCCATTCAACGCGCTTTTTAAGTCCGGTGATGTGGAACAGGCGACACGCCTGTTCAATCGCACCTGGGGCACGGGAAAGCCAAAATGGGAGGACATGCCGGAGCAGGCGCGGGCTGCCATGGTGCGGGCGATGCGTGCGGTCCCCACGAGCTATAAAACGCTCTATCTGGACGACAAGGGGGTCTTGGAGCCCGGCGCCCTGGATCCGGTAAAGATGCCGGTTCTTTTGCTCAGCGGCGGTGCCAGCCAGCCGGTGATGCCAGTGATCAATGAGGGGCTGGCGCGGCGCCTGCCGCAGGCCCGCTGCGAGGTGGTTGCTGAGGCTGGCCATATGTTGCCCATCACCCATGCCGCAGTTACAGCGGGTCTTCTCTCTCAGTTCTGGGCTGGGATGGCCTGA
- a CDS encoding 2-hydroxychromene-2-carboxylate isomerase, producing MATIDYYFSTLSPYAYLAGTRLEAAAARQNVQINYKPMDIVALYGSTGGTPPKERHVSRQEYRLIELQRQAKKNGLAINLHPAHWPTNAAPSSYAIIAAQSAGGGDTGALVHGLMQAVWVEERDIAQDEVIKSCLQSAGFDPALADSGLLAGAERYAQNLEDALKAGVFGAPFYITEDGARFWGQDRIEDLEQHLAG from the coding sequence ATGGCCACGATTGATTATTACTTTTCGACCCTGTCGCCCTATGCGTACCTGGCTGGCACACGGTTGGAGGCGGCCGCGGCGCGGCAGAATGTCCAGATCAATTACAAACCGATGGATATTGTGGCGCTCTATGGCAGCACCGGTGGCACGCCGCCCAAGGAACGTCACGTCTCGCGGCAGGAGTACCGGTTGATCGAGCTGCAGCGTCAGGCGAAAAAGAATGGGCTGGCGATCAATCTGCATCCGGCGCATTGGCCGACCAATGCCGCGCCTTCGTCTTATGCAATCATAGCGGCGCAATCCGCAGGGGGCGGTGATACGGGCGCATTGGTGCATGGGCTGATGCAGGCAGTCTGGGTGGAGGAGCGCGATATTGCACAGGATGAGGTGATCAAATCCTGCCTGCAAAGCGCCGGCTTTGATCCGGCGCTGGCGGATAGCGGGCTCTTGGCCGGCGCGGAGAGATATGCGCAAAACCTCGAGGATGCACTTAAGGCGGGGGTCTTTGGCGCGCCTTTCTATATTACCGAGGATGGGGCGCGGTTCTGGGGCCAGGATCGGATCGAGGATCTGGAACAGCATCTGGCGGGGTAA
- a CDS encoding ribose-phosphate pyrophosphokinase, with the protein MPTLHEPKLIAGNANLPLATSITRRMSMHRGIDQGLVDARVERFNDGEIFVEVYENVRGEDMFIIQPTSNPANDNLMELLIISDALRRSSAQRITAVIPYFGYARQDRRTKARTPISAKLVANMLTGAGIERVLTMDLHAAQIQGFFDIPVDNLYASPIFALDVKSQFKDSMEDLMVVSPDVGGVARARELAKRINAPLSIVDKRREKAGEVAEMTVIGNVQDKICLIIDDMCDTAGTLCKAAQVLLDNGAKEVHAYITHGVMSGPAVERVTNSVMKSLVLTDTIQPTEAVRNAPNIRILPTAPLFTQAILNIWHGTSVSSLFEDKTLIPIYESLYSNGV; encoded by the coding sequence ATGCCGACCTTGCACGAACCCAAGCTCATCGCTGGGAACGCCAACCTCCCGCTTGCCACTTCCATTACCCGCCGTATGAGTATGCATCGCGGCATCGACCAAGGCCTGGTTGATGCCCGCGTTGAACGCTTCAACGACGGCGAGATCTTTGTCGAGGTCTACGAGAACGTGCGCGGCGAAGATATGTTTATCATTCAGCCGACCTCCAATCCGGCCAACGACAACCTGATGGAGCTTTTGATCATTTCGGATGCCCTGCGCCGCTCATCCGCGCAACGGATCACCGCAGTGATCCCCTATTTCGGCTATGCCCGTCAGGACCGCCGCACCAAGGCGCGCACACCGATCTCTGCCAAGCTGGTTGCAAATATGCTGACCGGTGCTGGCATCGAGCGGGTCCTGACCATGGATCTGCATGCCGCGCAGATCCAGGGCTTCTTTGATATTCCGGTGGACAACCTCTACGCCTCGCCGATTTTTGCACTGGATGTCAAAAGCCAGTTCAAGGACAGCATGGAGGATCTGATGGTGGTCTCTCCCGATGTGGGCGGCGTTGCCCGCGCCCGCGAGCTGGCCAAGCGCATCAACGCGCCGCTGTCGATCGTCGACAAACGCCGCGAAAAAGCCGGCGAAGTGGCCGAGATGACCGTCATCGGCAATGTGCAGGACAAGATCTGCCTGATCATCGACGACATGTGCGACACGGCCGGCACCCTGTGCAAGGCCGCCCAGGTGCTGCTGGACAATGGCGCCAAGGAGGTTCACGCCTATATCACCCACGGCGTGATGAGCGGCCCTGCAGTGGAGCGTGTCACCAACTCAGTGATGAAATCGCTGGTGCTGACCGATACCATTCAGCCCACCGAGGCCGTGCGCAATGCCCCCAACATCCGCATCCTGCCCACAGCGCCGCTGTTCACCCAGGCGATCCTGAACATCTGGCACGGCACTTCGGTGTCGTCGCTGTTTGAGGACAAGACCCTGATCCCGATCTACGAGTCGCTGTATTCTAACGGCGTCTGA
- a CDS encoding H-type lectin domain-containing protein — translation MQRLRNPRIGIDQGDLVLFSEFDSGGSMWTGEGARERRKRVTFREAYRRPPAVQVSISLWDMDTSAAIRAELVAENITTTDFEVVFRTWGDSRIARLRTAWTAMGELPFDDDWDDVD, via the coding sequence ATGCAAAGACTACGCAATCCTCGGATTGGAATTGACCAGGGCGATCTGGTGCTGTTTTCCGAATTCGACAGTGGCGGCAGCATGTGGACCGGCGAAGGCGCCCGCGAGCGGCGCAAACGGGTGACCTTTAGGGAGGCTTACCGCCGCCCCCCAGCGGTGCAGGTCTCGATCTCGCTCTGGGATATGGATACCAGCGCCGCCATCCGGGCCGAACTGGTGGCGGAAAATATCACCACAACGGATTTTGAAGTGGTGTTCCGCACCTGGGGCGACAGCCGCATCGCCCGCCTGCGCACCGCCTGGACCGCGATGGGCGAGCTGCCCTTTGACGACGACTGGGATGACGTGGACTGA